In bacterium, a genomic segment contains:
- a CDS encoding ATP synthase F0 subunit C — protein AVQGIARNPGAAGQIQTPMIIALALIESISLYAFVIGILLTNAL, from the coding sequence AGCCGTGCAGGGCATCGCCCGCAACCCCGGAGCCGCCGGTCAGATCCAGACCCCGATGATCATCGCGCTGGCGCTGATCGAGTCGATCTCCCTGTACGCCTTCGTCATCGGGATCCTGCTCACCAACGCGCTCTAG